TCGCACATCTGCCGCTCGATGTCCTCGCGCGACAGCGCGCGCGCCGGCTCGCCGAAGAAGGCCGCATCCCATTCGGCCAGCCACCAGGGGTTGTGGTACGCCTCGCGGCCGACCATCACGCCGTCGAGCAGCCGCAACTGCTGGTGCACCTGCTCGGTCCGCGCGATGCCGCCGTTGATGGAAAAACGCAGCGCCGGGAAGTCGTGCTTGAGCCGATGGACCAGCTCGTAGCGCAGCGGCGGCACCTCGCGGTTCTGCTTGGGCGACAGGCCCTGGAGCCAGGCATTGCGGGCATGGACGATGAAGGTGATGCAACCCGCTTCGCTCACCGTGCCCACGAAGTCGCGCACGAACGCGTAGCTCTCGGTCTTGTCGATGCCGATGCGGTGCTTGACCGTGACCGGCACGTCGACCACGTCGACCATCGCCTTCACGCCATCGGCCACCAGCTGCGGCTCGGCCATCAGGCAGGCGCCGAAGGCCCCGCGCTGCACGCGCTCGCTCGGGCAGCCGCAGTTCAGGTTGATCTCGTCGTAGCCCCAGTCCTCA
The sequence above is drawn from the Variovorax sp. J2L1-78 genome and encodes:
- the dusA gene encoding tRNA dihydrouridine(20/20a) synthase DusA is translated as MEPTAYAADRLSVAPMMDWTDRHCRFLHRLLTHRALLYTEMVTTGALVHGDVPRHLRFNAEEHPVALQLGGSEPADLAHCAKLGEDWGYDEINLNCGCPSERVQRGAFGACLMAEPQLVADGVKAMVDVVDVPVTVKHRIGIDKTESYAFVRDFVGTVSEAGCITFIVHARNAWLQGLSPKQNREVPPLRYELVHRLKHDFPALRFSINGGIARTEQVHQQLRLLDGVMVGREAYHNPWWLAEWDAAFFGEPARALSREDIERQMCDYMVREAAEHGTPWSNIARHMLGLRNGLPGARRWRQVWSDHRLKGEAPHAVMALAHAQPVEPALAD